A genomic segment from Corythoichthys intestinalis isolate RoL2023-P3 chromosome 2, ASM3026506v1, whole genome shotgun sequence encodes:
- the pa2g4b gene encoding proliferation-associated protein 2G4b, whose translation MSGDEEKPEQTVADDLVVTKYKMGAEIANQALKMVVEAAMVGVSVISLCDKGDAFIMTETGKIFKKEKEMKKGIAFPTCVSVNNCVCHHSPLKSDPDVILKDGDLVKVDLGVHVDGFIANVAHSFVVGVTKEKPLTGRKADVMIAAHLCAEAALRLVKPGNQNTQVTEAWNKIAKSFKCLPIEGLLSHQLKQHVIDGEKTIIQNPTDQQRKDHEKAEFEVHEVYAVDVLISTGEGKAKDGGLRTTVYKRDPNKVYGLKMKTSRTFFSEMERRFDKMAFTLRAFDDEGKARLGVVECAKHELLQPFNVLQEKEGEFVAQFKFTVLLMSNGPLRITNSLYEPELYKSEHQVEDKELKALIQSSASRKAQKKKKKKASKTAENATGQSMETEAAE comes from the exons ATGTCTGGGGATGAAGAGAAACCCGAGCAAACCGTCGCCGATGATTTGGTGGTCACCAAGTATAAAATGGGAGCCGAGATTGCCAACC AGGCCCTAAAGATGGTGGTTGAAGCGGCAATGGTTGGTGTCTCAGTGATTAGCCTGTGTGATAAAGGTGATGCCTTTATCATGACAGAAACTGGGAAAATCTTCAAGAAGGAGAAAGAGATGAAGAAAG gtatTGCATTTCCAACGTGTGTGTCTGTTAATAACTGCGTGTGCCATCACTCCCCCCTGAAGAGCGATCCTGATGTCATACTCAAGGATGGGGACCTTGTCAAAGT TGATCTTGGCGTGCATGTGGATGGATTCATCGCCAACGTGGCTCACAGCTTTGTTGTTGGTGTGACCAAG GAAAAGCCTCTCACAGGCCGCAAGGCTGACGTGATGATCGCAGCTCATTTGTGCGCTGAGGCTGCGCTGCGTCTTGTCAAGCCTGGAAACCAG AACACACAGGTTACGGAGGCGTGGAACAAGATTGCAAAGTCATTCAAGTGCTTGCCAATTGAAG GCCTGCTGTCCCATCAACTCAAACAGCATGTGATCGATGGAGAGAAAACAATCATTCAAAACCCAACGGATCAGCAAAG gaAAGACCACGAGAAGGCTGAGTTTGAGGTGCACGAAGTGTATGCTGTGGATGTGCTCATTAGCACTGGTGAGGGCAAG GCAAAAGATGGTGGTTTGAGGACCACTGTTTACAAACGGGACCCCAACAAAGTGTACGGATTAAAGATGAAGACCTCTCGGACGTTCTTTAGTGAGATGGAGAGACGGTTCGATAAAATGGCTTTCACTCTGAG AGCGTTTGACGATGAGGGCAAGGCCAGGCTGGGTGTGGTGGAATGTGCAAAGCACGAGCTGCTGCAGCCGTTCAATGTCCTCCAGGAGAAGGAAG GTGAGTTTGTAGCACAGTTCAAGTTCACTGTGCTGCTCATGTCCAACGGACCACTGCGAATTACAAACAGCCTCTATGAACCTGAGCTTTACAAGTCGGAGCACCAGGTAGAGGACAAGGAGTTGAAG GCTTTGATTCAAAGCTCTGCCAGTCGGAAGgcgcagaagaaaaagaaaaagaag GCCTCAAAGACGGCAGAGAATGCAACAGGGCAGTCGATGGAGACGGAAGCTGCTGAATAA